One genomic region from Bactrocera tryoni isolate S06 chromosome 3, CSIRO_BtryS06_freeze2, whole genome shotgun sequence encodes:
- the LOC120771630 gene encoding NADH dehydrogenase [ubiquinone] 1 alpha subcomplex subunit 6-like gives MAGREAVRKAVQQVRPILSVDREEARKRALNLYKAWYRQIPYIVMDYDIPKSVEECRTKLREEFERHRNVTDVRVVDMLVIKGQMELKETVEIWKQKGHIMRYWKESQDPKPTDFLSKFLQGVN, from the exons ATGGCCGGACGTGAAGCTGTAAGAAAAGCTGTGCAACAAGTGCGTCCCATCTTGTCGGTGGATCGTGAGGAGGCGCGCAAACGTGCACTCAATCTCTACAAAGCCTGGTATCGGCAAATTCCTTATATTG TCATGGACTATGACATCCCCAAATCGGTGGAAGAGTGCCGCACTAAACTGCGTGAAGAATTCGAAAGGCATCGTAATGTGACCGATGTGCGCGTCGTTGATATGCTGGTCATAAAG GGTCAAATGGAGCTGAAAGAGACAGTAGAAATTTGGAAGCAAAAGGGGCACATAATGCGTTACTGGAAGGAAAGTCAAGATCCCAAACCCACTGACTTCTTGTCGAAATTCTTGCAAGGTGTGAATTAG